The genomic interval aaatatttttaaaatgatcatAATTTGGTATTTCGTTGTCGACTTGCTTGTTTTAATACATAAAGAGATCTCTTGAGTTTACAACTAagatttttattagaaaaatccAGTCCAATAGGGACCTGCTTTAAACATCCTCAATGATATCCCAATGGATAAAAGTCATGTTTATGTTGAGTTGaaataaaaaccaatttttAATGGCCAACATAGAAAGTAATAGTCTAACAGTGATCATTTTCACAACCGGACTAAAGATGTCCAAATAATCAAAACCTTCAGTATGGTTGTACTCTTTAGCAACAAGGAGGACCTTATGTCGTTCGATATGACCATTAgcatgaaattttaatttaaaaattcacttACATCCAATCACCATTTTATTGGGAGGCAAAGAAGTAAGTTCTCAAGTGATGAAGACCTAAAATGAGCTAATtaggagaaaaaataaaagaatatttcaAGTCAATACTTcataatagtttttagtttaatttgaattgtaatagttttagtTAAATTGTGTAAGCCCAATATGAGTATAAAGAATTGTCTTTTGGCCCATGTTAAGAATACAGTAAATCCTTCTTTAAATATCTTGTAAGAATCTCATTTTGGATAAGTTGAAACAAATTAGAATTTCTCTCATGAGAATAGTGAGTGAGATGTATCTCCTCTTTGAGTTATCGGATTATAACTTGTGTGAATCTTCTGAGTGGTTTTCTTACCATTGTGACGATTCCACATTGGCttatcaattattatttattgtgcTGCATTCTTCATcattgtttctttattttcccttttattttgttactttatttgaagaaattaCTTGGTAGATCCTTCATCACATGTGGACGCACTCAAATCCATATCATTTGGTATCATAGTCTTGAATCCAAATCATTTGGTATCAGAGTTTGGTATCCACGTCATTTGATATCCAAACTTTTAGAAAAATTGTATTTCagaagtttcacattcatctaaaattttgaaattcttttaaggcttaaatatttgatttgtccCTGTAAGTTCGCATCTTTCTTTTTATTGTCCTTATAAgtctttttttcaattaaaactATGTaagtttaatttagttttaaaatcatttttgttgTTAGTTGCGGTTTAAAAAATGCTTATGTTGCAAACGGAGGAGTGACGTGACATaggaataaattaaataattaaaaaaaaatgaagttaagtaattaaattgattaaaaatgaaatgaaggAAAACTGAAGGTGATATGTTTTAGTCTCTCATCCAAAATCAAAAATAGGTTTTAGGGATTAGAGTTATTTTCTCATTTCTTTATCATTGTATCACTATTATCATATCAGTAacatcacatcaccattataaTTGGTATTTCTCTTAATTGTCTCATAGTAGTTGATTCTTTTTTTTGATGCAGTGAAAGTCGTCGAAAACAAGAGCAATGCTCGTGGCACCAACGAATCTGGacagaaaaaattgaaacaagtGTCAGAAAAGGTCAACATAAACAAAAAAGGTTGTTTAGGAAGCTCGCAGATGCAACAAGTTTAGAAAAGTATTAAAACTTGTCAAGtgataacataaaaaaaaataataataataaactatgACTACATTCTCATATTTTGGGAACTCAACAGCAAAATAGTAGTGTGACGGTTCAAGGAGAATCGAAATACGCTTTAAATATCATGTTGGATTttagagagaaaagagagaaaaaataataataagagcttgaatattatttgataatagttttatgttaacttgattacaaaaaatttaatattaatatctatttataaatatatataaattcaattCTAAATCAGAAATAAATCATactaataatgagagatattatatgatatttttataaatataaattgatcctcacaagatactctaatataatagaaaatatattataaaatatattttaatactctaacatatttaatctttttataaCATGGGAGGGGCTATTATCTTGCTACTCATGGagaaaacaagaaaatattttaaaaaaatagtagaaaGAGGAAGAAGGGATGCAGAAAGAGGATATTAATCCCTTTCCCTCTCCATATGATTCCACTCTTGCAAAACTATTCACATTGATGCAAGAACCAAGCACTGGGCAAAAACTTTGATCCCTCTCCATTTGATTCCACATTTTCGACactttttctctcatttttatttttccagCAGCTTTGACAAACTACTTATTgtcatattttgtttgatttaactattttatttttgtaacaatttattttatttggaggATATGAttgcaaataatttttaatgtttgtttgATTCAACGCAGGGGAAGAGGTCGGATGAATGATTCaaaagaagagagagaaaatgagaaaaatagttataatatttggtttaaaaggagggaagatattttaaatgatttttaattgtgttagtTATCTCTCCTCCTCTACAAATCATCTCAAAATAGAGGtagagtaaaataaattatattagtaATTTTGACTCTCTCGCTtgcttcttttaaaaaataatcaaatagaaaaacttaaaaatatcaattcaaTTTCTTTTCAAATACCTCGAGGCAAATGAACCCTAAAGGACTAATCTACATCGACATGTGTGTTGTTAATagcttttatataatatttgtgtgacttaaattaaattaactaaacGAGAAAGAAAAGACTAATAAAAAACGatctcatattttaataaaaaattaatgatgaaCCGTAATGAGTTCATCTTTAAACTCTTTTAAAAAAGACTATATTAAAAGGCtcgaattattaaatttatttttcaatttgtatCCATTCTTTAAATCATTTCAATCAATGTAtagttttcttaaaatatttttttatgaaaaaatgtaTAGGTATATTTCTCTTGATTGCTTATAACTATTGATTACTGTGGAAAAATTATTATCCTTTATAATATGTTTACAAATCTTATGataaaatttttgttatatactAAACTATAAATTATCTGTGTTTGTAAGTCCCGTGCATCGCACAGGTTACAGCACCTAATTTATAAATAAGTCTAAAACGGTGCAAGACGATATACAAACCAAGTCGTTTACGTCACCCAAACGACACTAATTGAGTCTCATAGAAACGTCGTTttgggaaagaaaaaaaaaatacaagtcgagtgaaaaaaaattgaaaaatcggAACAATGGAAGAAGATTTGGATTTTGAGAAGAAGGTTTCGATAAACGATACAATGGAAGAAGTTATTGATTCAACGAAAATCGTTGTTTTGCTTCGCGATTTTCTCGAAATTCAACAACGCAGAGCCCAAGCATATTCCAAACTCAAAAGGTTAGTTAGTTTGTTCAAATGCAAGGTTTTGTTTGGATTCAGCGAAATTGCATAAAAATTGAActtgttgttgtaattttacTTTACAATTATAGTATCTATTTTCTGCGAGTTTCTTTGATCTGGAACCTATGGCTCTAACAACTTTGGTGGTAGTGATCCTTGGGTTATGTTTGGATTGTTGGTATAGAATGAAATGAAATGTGATAATATCCATTTTAATCTAACTAAACTATTTTATTCCATTCCACCTTATACCAACAATCCAAACATAGTGAGGTTTGTTCGTATCTTTTTCAATCCTCCGGTTTCAAGGGCATCATTGAGGCCCTGATCATATGGAGTTCGGAGTTCGACTGAGAGTTAAGTAAAGTTTGGCAAAAATTGTTCCAGACATCATTAAAACTCGGGTTCTTGTGAACAGTTCATCTATAACTAGCTATGAAGTATGAATACAGACACATAAACCCGATACTACACTAAAGCTGACACATCGACGTtggtaataatttgaaaaattaaattggaTGCAATCAATGTGCTAGTGTCGTGTTAGGGTCAGACACTAACACGTGTCGAACACACCTGCGATCATAAGTGTCGGTGCTACATAGTTAACCAGAGTTCTTTAATCACTTGAGCTCAATTATTTGGTTGGTTTGTTTGTGTTTAAAAAGGAGTCTAAAAAACAGCAACaaaattgtaaatgaaattgaaaactcttttatgaaaatatgggcaaagatttttttttttttttgcttattgTGATCGAAAAGGGTTCCAGACAGTATAGTCATTTTTCTATCCTGGATAGCTAGCGCCTAGCACAGGGGCcagaacaaaaatattatagtgtGTCGCAAATATTAACGAGATGAAAGTTATTATGAAAATTTTGTACAGTTTATACTATATTCATAAAAACTCAATAACTAGCTGCGACTACCGGTGAAAAATGATAGCATGAATAAGATAGAACGAGAGCGGAGAAGCCCTATTGTTGTTCTGGTGTATTTTAATTGCAAAATTTCTGAAACACCCCTACCAAAAAGCCCTAGTGTTTAAATTTTGAGGGtttctttattaaattttgacctCATTCTGAGCTGGGGTATCATCGTGGTTGCAGCAGCAGCTACTTTTTGGTTGCTACATCGGCCACTAAACTAAATTGCTATGCTATTGGCTGTTCTATAGCGGCCAAGGGCTGCTCTACTCTGTTACGCTGCTATAGTGCGGTATAGACAACCCTTTTCatattatgaaattaaagtCCAAAAATATAACTAAAGTTGCTACGTTTAAGTTAgtcatattttaaaacatttttttaaattatttttatacttgTAGGTTAATTTCAATCTTAGGGATAATGCTAGTTTGCACCTTTTTGTATTATGAAAATTCAAACCATAGTGTAGCAGTGGTGTCATTGGATCCCTGAAAGTCTATTAATGTTACTTGCCCAATATTTTCtgatgaaattgaaatttgacTCTTGGTTGAATGTCTAACTTGGCAGTGGATTTTCTGACTACATGACTTCTGGAGGGGAATTGGCTTACCAGAAGCTTTGCAGTGAAATCACAATAGAGTTCAATGTTTGCTCAAAAAAAGTTTGACACATGATCCTAACATTATCTTCTTTCTTTCAATATAGaaagattttctttaattttactGCATttctttaacattttttttcttatcttttctgATTTAGCATAGGTCCTTGAAATGGAGTCACTTTTTCAGAGCCCTGACTATAGCCGTGTTGATCTAGCACAAATCCTTAGAGCTGTTCAAGACCAGGAAAAGCAGAAACTGCATCTGGTATGCCCCTATCTTCTACTAAAAACAAACTTCACCTGTTGGTATTGATGCATGAAGCTATGATCACTTAGGTTGAGTTTTCTTTCTTGTACTGTGTTCTTTTTATATCTTCTCTCTGTGTAATGTTTATGTTTAAACTTAAACATGCTACCTTGTATGTTTATGATGTTCTATTGTATTATTGGAATATCAAGTGGGAACTCTTTGACGATTGGCTCTTCAGCAGTTCTTCTATTGTTAAAACGCATGGAAGTGTTTCGTTAATAAAGTGGTAGGCACAAAAAACATGTTTAATTTAATCAACTACAATAATTAGTATTAGTAACATTGTAAGTTGATCCTGTTGGGATGCTGAGTCGGTGTATCGAAGTCTCATACCACCAAGGATGTGCCTTTGGTTGTTCAACATGTTAGGGCTCTATCATTAGGTTAAAATATCAGGTCATCTTGGTGAACTGAGACTTCTAAGAGTACACTTAACTGACATCAAGTAAAACAGTGTATAGTTACGGTTCCTTCACGGAGGGATGAATAAGAGAAACATCTTACAAAGTTATGGATTAATTTGGGATATCCATATTCCCAGACCCAAATTGAGAGTGCCTCACAAAGCCAATGACCATTTTTGGTTTActcccttctttttctttttccatttttaGGTAAATAACGTGGTTACCAAAGTTCGTCCTGGTCTATACCCAAATTAaggcttctttttctttcttctttttttaggACTTGCATACCTCAAATCCCCTGTTTACAGTACAATCTTTTATGCAAATATACCCGTGGTTGGATTAGGTTGATTTCTCTTTCTTTATTAATGCTAAAACTTCAGTCATGATGCAAAATCAGACAACACTTCCTTTATCCTATGTTAAGGTGGCCACTAACCACCAAGAACATACTACATACATGTATGTATTAACCCTTGTAATTTTACCCTAAGCAAAAATCCTCAAAGGGCTAATGAATACTTAGCCATCTTTTGATTTTTCCCAGGTTTCTTGTACTCCAGTTTCATTTAGTAAGCATTGTATGCAGGACTGATTTGATTTTACACGTCACTTCTACACAGATACATTTCTGATCACACTAAGAGGTAAAAACAATAATGATTTTGGGATTAGGCTCCTCTCAAGTGAGAAGTTAGTAAAGTGAGCAAATTAAGGGTTAAGATTGCAACTGTCTATGATTGGTCATGCATGTGCATATAATATCAACTATTGACTTGTTTATAAATGGTTGATATTGAATTGTTCACTTTGGAGTTTAGAGATCTCAATCCATGATTTTGTTGAATCACTTCACTTGAATTGCtcctgtttttatttttcacttcaactaataaacataaaagaatacctatcaaatatttttctcacTATTTTCTTTCACAACTTTTGTAAACAGATTGAAACATTTTCAATAActttgaaaatgtcaaaatattgtttCCATTATGCGGAAGAGTGACTATGTTTTCACTCGATACTCAAAACTGATTACATGAGGAGATATAAATAGGACAGGAAATTAATTCTATACAATCAAATAGAGCTGAACATCAGGAAATTGATTTTCACTATAAATGCTATCACTAAAtaggaaataaaattaaaacagaaaTCCTAATTAATACATACTAATAACCGTACAACATCAGAATATGATTCTGATCTCATAATCAACACattgtttctaaaaatatattattttctaatcTGTCTTCCATCCTTTCTCTATCACAATGATTTACTACATGAGTCTTACATCTCTTTGttagtaatttaaaatgaacataaattttataaaattaatctgaaaatattttaagaggGTAAATCGGGCTTTATATTTACTTAGCCACCCTTTTCTCAAGTGGTGTACTGGTGTTGCTTGCAGTTGGTTGACCTTGAAAAATTTGCACAGATCACATGATTTCAGATACCAGTTAGTCATTCTGCTTACTCTTAATTGCCTTCATGATTATGAACTCTTTATGCTTTTGCACTGCACTTACTTCCATTCAAATGTTTGTGATTATTTTTCTGACAATCACTTCACTTTAAAGACAGCTACCATTCAGCTGCTAAAGAAAGCCGGTCCGCCATCTGAACGACTGGTGAGCCATGAAAATTGCAAATTTACGAAGCCAACAGAGCATGAGTGTGTTAATGTTAA from Cicer arietinum cultivar CDC Frontier isolate Library 1 chromosome 5, Cicar.CDCFrontier_v2.0, whole genome shotgun sequence carries:
- the LOC101511339 gene encoding uncharacterized protein gives rise to the protein MEEDLDFEKKVSINDTMEEVIDSTKIVVLLRDFLEIQQRRAQAYSKLKSGFSDYMTSGGELAYQKLCSEITIEFNVCSKKVLEMESLFQSPDYSRVDLAQILRAVQDQEKQKLHLTATIQLLKKAGPPSERLVSHENCKFTKPTEHECVNVKEITEASGTEEAEADAEYDNALNEAIRSVQDAVMAINEHLEEVRYEIAALEAE